A single region of the Actinoplanes sp. SE50/110 genome encodes:
- a CDS encoding adenosine deaminase, whose translation MMAGIAYPEIVKAPKVLLHDHLDGGLRPATIVELAAVAGHELPETDPDRLGEWFAAAADSGSLERYLETFAHTVAVMQTVEGLHRVARECALDLAADGVVYAEVRYAPEQHLERGLSLDEVVEAVDAGFRDGCAEAAAQGTPIRIGTLLTAMRHAARSQEIAELAVRYRDAGVVGFDIAGAEAGFPPTRHLDAFEYLQRENFHFTIHAGEAFGLPSIWEAIQWCGADRLGHGVRLIDDITATVAGPSSVTPTGGTHAAPPVLGRLAAYVRDKRIPLELCPSSNVQTGAAESIATHPIKLLHDLRFRVTVNTDNRLMSGTSMSREMSLLAEAFGWGWAEMQWLTINAMKSAFIPYDERLALINEVIKPAYAKLLG comes from the coding sequence CTGATGGCTGGCATCGCTTACCCCGAGATCGTCAAGGCTCCCAAGGTCCTGTTGCACGACCACCTGGATGGTGGCCTGCGTCCCGCCACGATCGTGGAGCTGGCCGCCGTGGCCGGGCACGAGCTGCCGGAGACCGACCCCGACCGGCTGGGTGAGTGGTTCGCCGCCGCCGCCGACTCGGGCTCGCTGGAACGGTACCTGGAGACCTTCGCGCACACCGTCGCCGTGATGCAGACCGTCGAGGGCCTGCACCGGGTGGCCCGCGAGTGCGCGCTCGACCTGGCCGCCGACGGCGTCGTGTACGCCGAGGTGCGGTACGCCCCGGAGCAGCACCTGGAGCGTGGCCTGAGCCTGGACGAGGTGGTCGAGGCGGTGGACGCCGGGTTCCGCGACGGCTGCGCCGAAGCGGCCGCCCAGGGCACCCCGATCCGGATCGGCACGCTGCTCACCGCGATGCGCCACGCCGCCCGCTCGCAGGAGATCGCCGAGCTGGCCGTCCGCTACCGCGACGCCGGGGTGGTCGGCTTCGACATCGCCGGCGCCGAGGCCGGCTTCCCGCCCACCCGGCACCTGGACGCGTTCGAGTACCTGCAGCGGGAGAACTTCCACTTCACCATCCACGCCGGCGAGGCGTTCGGCCTGCCGTCGATCTGGGAGGCCATCCAGTGGTGCGGCGCCGACCGGCTCGGGCACGGTGTCCGGCTGATCGACGACATCACCGCGACGGTGGCCGGACCCAGCTCGGTCACCCCGACCGGCGGCACCCACGCGGCGCCGCCGGTGCTCGGCCGGCTCGCGGCGTACGTGCGGGACAAGCGGATCCCGCTGGAGCTGTGCCCGTCGTCGAACGTGCAGACCGGCGCGGCCGAGTCGATCGCCACGCATCCGATCAAGCTGCTGCACGACCTGCGCTTCCGGGTCACCGTGAACACCGACAACCGGCTGATGAGCGGCACCTCGATGAGCCGGGAGATGAGCCTGCTCGCCGAGGCGTTCGGGTGGGGCTGGGCGGAGATGCAGTGGTTGACCATCAACGCGATGAAGTCGGCGTTCATCCCGTACGACGAGCGATTGGCGCTGATCAACGAGGTGATCAAGCCGGCGTACGCCAAGTTGCTCGGCTGA